DNA from Micromonospora nigra:
GGTCGGGCTCGGGTGACTACGCGCCGGTGTACTCGCGGGGCACCACCGACGTGGAGGTGCAGAACCTGACGTTGACCGGGTCGCCGCTGTACGGGATCTTCATGCGCAACGTGAACAACCTGACCCTCGGGCAGATCGACATGCGGCTCTCCGGTGGCCTGGGGGTGCGCGTCGACAACCATGGCGGGGACCGGGCGGTGAAGGTGCGCAACGTGCGCATCGACAACGTCTACGTCTCGGGAACCGGTGCCCACGGGGTGGAGACCTACGGGGTGGACGGCCTGACGGTCGGTACGGTCACCGCGCGCAACACCGGCTATTCCGGGCTGCTGCTCAACGACACGATCAACGCCACGGTCGGCACGGTCGACGCGCAGGGTGCCGGAACCGGGACCGGGTACGCGGCGTTCCGGATGGCCAACCGCAACGGCAGGGTGGGCAACTCGTACCCGACCAACATCCGGGTCGGCAACGTGATCGCCTCCGGAGGCGCGCGGGGGATCTTCTGTGTCTCGGAGTCCGGTGGCGCGGTCATCGACCGGGTGACGATCTCCAACACGGGGAACAACGCCATCCTGGTGGAGAACTGCTACAACGTGACCATCGCCGGGGTGTCCGGCACGGTGACGGGCGGGGGTGAGGTGCGGATCGCCGCACGGTCGGAGTTCCCACTGTCCTCCGGCATCCGGTTCCAGAACCTGACCGTCACCAACACGAACATCACCCAGAGCCCCTGCGGTGGGGCGAACAACACGATCAGCAACGTGACGCGGGTCAACTCGTCGCTGAACTGGTGCTGAAACCGGCTCTCGCATCTCGCGCGGCCCACCGGCGGCTACCCCCGCCGGTGGGCCGTTCGCGTGTCCGGGTGATCGGGTCCGTCACACCGGGTAGCCGGAAGTGTGTCGAAGGTATCCGGAACGCGCCGCATGAAAACTTGATTCGTTCCAGAAGAGTCGGCTAGGTTCGTCGCATGACGGGCGACTTCGAGGCACAGCTACGGGCTGTCTCGTTGCGCGTGACCCGGCCCAGGTTGGCGGTGCTCGCGGCGCTTCGCGACCACCCGCACGTCGACACCGACACCGTGATCAGGCTGGTCCGGGCCGGCCATCCCACCGTCTCCCACCAGGCGATCTACGACGTGCTGCGGGCACTCACCGACGCCGGTCTGGTGCGGCGCATCCAGCCCGCCGGCGCGATCGCCCGGTACGAGTCCCGGGTGGGCGACAACCACCACCACATCGTCTGCCGCTCCTGCGGCGTGATCGCCGACGTGGACTGCGTCGTCGGCCGTGCCCCCTGTCTCACCGCCTCGGACGACCACGGGTTCGTGGTCGACGAGGCGGAGGTCGTCTACTGGGGCACCTGCCCCGACTGCGCGACCGAACGCACCACCCAGTGATCCAGGTCGGAAGGGAAGCACATTGAGCAACGCACCACAGGACAACGCGTCGTCCAGCGCCCAGGGCGTGGACAAGAAGGCGGCGGCCGGCTGCCCGGTCGCGCACGATTCCGTGACCGCGCACGGCAGTGAGAGCGAGAACCCGGCGATCGACTCGCCGACCGCGAAGACCGGCGGTCGTCCGCGTACCAACCGGGACTGGTGGCCCAACCAGCTCGACCTGTCGGTGCTGCACGCCCACTCGTCCAAGGGCAACCCCCTGGGGGAGAACTTCAGCTACGCCAAGGAGTTCACCAAGCTCGACGTCGAGGCGCTCAAGCAGGACATCACCCAGGTCCTCACCACCTCGCAGGACTGGTGGCCGGCCGACTTCGGCCACTACGGCGGCCTGATGATCCGGATGAGCTGGCACGCCGCCGGCACGTACCGCATCGAGGACGGTCGTGGCGGGGCTGGCGACGGTGGTCAGCGGTTCGCTCCGCTCAACAGCTGGCCGGACAACGCCAACCTCGACAAGGCCCGCCGGCTGCTGTGGCCGGTCAAGCAGAAGTACGGCCAGCAGATCTCGTGGGCCGACCTGCTCGTGCTGGCCGGCAACGTCGCCCTGGAGTCGATGGGGTTCAAGACGTTCGGCTTCGGCTTCGGTCGCGAGGACGTGTGGGAGCCCGAGGAGATCTTCTGGGGCCCGGAGGACACCTGGCTCGGCGACGAGCGCTACGCCTCCGAGAAGGAGATGACCGCTGGCGTCGGGGCGACCGAGATGGGTCTCATCTACGTCAACCCGGAGGGCCCCCGTGGCAACGCGGACCCGCTCGCGGCGGCGCACTTCATCCGGGAGACCTTCGCCCGGATGGCGATGAACGACGAGGAGACCGTCGCCCTCATCGCCGGTGGCCACACCTTCGGCAAGACCCACGGTGCCGGCATCGCCGACGACCACGTGGGCCCCGAGCCGGAGGCCGCCCCGCTGGAGTCGCAGGGCCTGGGCTGGCTGAGCACCCACGGCAGCGGCAAGGGCGCGGACACGATCACCAGCGGCCTCGAGGTGACGTGGACCGACCGGCCGACGCAGTGGAGCAACCGCTTCTTCGAGATCCTCTTCGGCTACGAGTGGGAGCTCACCACGAGCCCCGGCGGCGCGAAGCAGTGGGTCGCCAAGGACGCCGAGGCGATCATCCCGGACGCCTACGACCCGGCGAAGAAGCACAAGCCGACGATGCTCACGACCGACCTGTCGTTGCGCGTCGACCCGGCGTACGAGAAGATCTCGCGCCGCTTCCTGGAGAACCCGGACGAGTTCGCATTGGCGTTCGCCAAGGCCTGGTACAAGCTGCTGCACCGCGACATGGGTCCGGTCAGCCGCTTCCTCGGGCCGTGGGTCGCCGAACCTCAGCTGTGGCAGGACCCGGTGCCGGCCGTCGACCACGAACTCGTCGGTGACGCCGACATCGCCGCCCTCAAGGCGAAGGTGCTGGAGTCCGGCCTCACGACCGCCCAGCTGGTCTCCACCGCCTGGGCCTCCGCCGCGAGCTTCCGGTACACCGACAAGCGTGGCGGTGCCAACGGTGCCCGGATCCGTCTGGAGCCGCAGCGTAGCTGGGAGGTCAACCAGCCCGAGCAGCTCGCAACGGTGCTGGAGACCCTTGAGGGCATCCAGCGGGAGTTCAACGACGCCGGCGGCGCCAAGATCTCGCTCGCCGACCTGATCGTGCTGGCCGGCTCGGCCGCCGTCGAGAAGTCGGCGCGCGACGCGGGCGTCGAGGTGACCGTGCCGTTCCGCCCGGGCCGCACCGACGCCACCGCCGAGCAGACCGACGTCGAGTCCTTCCGGGTCCTCGAGCCGCGCGCCGACGGGTTCCGCAACTACCTGCGGGCCGGGGAGAAGACCCAGCCGGAGGTGCTGCTCGTCGACCGCGCCTACATGCTCAACCTGACCGCGCCCGAGATGACGGTCCTCGTCGGCGGCCTGCGGTCCCTCGGGGCCAATGTCGGCGGCGCGCGGCACGGCGTCCTCACCGACCGGCCCGGCGTGCTCACCAACGACTTCTTCGTCAACCTGCTCTCCCCGGGCACCCGGTGGAAGGTGTCGGAGTCCGAGGAGCACGTGTACGAGATCCGGGATCTGGCCACCGACGAGGTGAAGTGGACCGCCACCGCGGTCGACCTCGTCTTCGGTTCCAACTCCCAGCTGCGGGCCCTCTCGGAGGTCTACGCCAGCCAGGACGCGCGGGACAAGTTCGTCGCCGACTTCGTCGCGGCCTGGACCAAGGTCATGGAACTCGACCGGTTCGACCTCTCCTGATCCCACCCGGCGAGCCCCGGTCGATCCGCAGTGATCGACCGGGGCTCGCCCTTTGCTGAAGAGACGTCAGGCGCTGGTCGGGGCGACCAGTTGCTGGGTCGCTCGGGTCATCGCGACATGGCGGTCGACCGCTGGCTGGGCATCGAGCTCAGATCAGAAACGCATCCGTGTACGACGGCGAGATCGCTGCTGCGGATGGAGGTCGGCACGTTGGTGTCCGAAAGTACGGCCCGGATGACGGGCTCGGCTTCCGCCGCCGCGCGTCGGTCAGTTCCTGGGCTTCGCGCAGGACGATGTGCGCGAACGGACCGGTGAGCCGGTCCCGTGCGGTGCCGGGCAGCGCGGCCTCGTCCACGAGGACGTCCCGCAGGTGCTGCTGATACCGCACCGCGTCCCAGATCGCGTCGCGCGCCTCGCTGTGGGGTGTGCCGTGAACGGACCGCCGTCCCCGCCGAGGAGCGGCAGGTTGGCCCGGCGTGCCACCGTCCACAAGGCGACCGGTAGGCCTCTGACCTGCGGATTTGTGGTATAACAAGGATAGCTCTAAATCGATGTAAACGATTCTATTTCGGATTCGTTCCCCACAGTGCCCGGTCACCGGCCGGGCCCCGTGGCGCGCCGATCATGGCTCGTCGTCGCTTCCCCGTGCCCCGTGCCCCGTGCCTCACCCACCCCGAAAGGTAGGTTCGATGTCACCTTCGTCCCGTCTCCGCGCGCTGGTGGGATCGGCGCTCGCCGGCCTGTTGGTCGCGACGG
Protein-coding regions in this window:
- a CDS encoding Fur family transcriptional regulator; translation: MTGDFEAQLRAVSLRVTRPRLAVLAALRDHPHVDTDTVIRLVRAGHPTVSHQAIYDVLRALTDAGLVRRIQPAGAIARYESRVGDNHHHIVCRSCGVIADVDCVVGRAPCLTASDDHGFVVDEAEVVYWGTCPDCATERTTQ
- the katG gene encoding catalase/peroxidase HPI, translating into MSNAPQDNASSSAQGVDKKAAAGCPVAHDSVTAHGSESENPAIDSPTAKTGGRPRTNRDWWPNQLDLSVLHAHSSKGNPLGENFSYAKEFTKLDVEALKQDITQVLTTSQDWWPADFGHYGGLMIRMSWHAAGTYRIEDGRGGAGDGGQRFAPLNSWPDNANLDKARRLLWPVKQKYGQQISWADLLVLAGNVALESMGFKTFGFGFGREDVWEPEEIFWGPEDTWLGDERYASEKEMTAGVGATEMGLIYVNPEGPRGNADPLAAAHFIRETFARMAMNDEETVALIAGGHTFGKTHGAGIADDHVGPEPEAAPLESQGLGWLSTHGSGKGADTITSGLEVTWTDRPTQWSNRFFEILFGYEWELTTSPGGAKQWVAKDAEAIIPDAYDPAKKHKPTMLTTDLSLRVDPAYEKISRRFLENPDEFALAFAKAWYKLLHRDMGPVSRFLGPWVAEPQLWQDPVPAVDHELVGDADIAALKAKVLESGLTTAQLVSTAWASAASFRYTDKRGGANGARIRLEPQRSWEVNQPEQLATVLETLEGIQREFNDAGGAKISLADLIVLAGSAAVEKSARDAGVEVTVPFRPGRTDATAEQTDVESFRVLEPRADGFRNYLRAGEKTQPEVLLVDRAYMLNLTAPEMTVLVGGLRSLGANVGGARHGVLTDRPGVLTNDFFVNLLSPGTRWKVSESEEHVYEIRDLATDEVKWTATAVDLVFGSNSQLRALSEVYASQDARDKFVADFVAAWTKVMELDRFDLS